A region from the Vicia villosa cultivar HV-30 ecotype Madison, WI linkage group LG3, Vvil1.0, whole genome shotgun sequence genome encodes:
- the LOC131658491 gene encoding protein MAIN-LIKE 2-like codes for MSFLWFGDKHRGTPDHATLADPEQFRTRTHKKLDAPDVILPYLARSGFATVARIPHIHIDTSFVMALLERWRPETHTFHFPTGECTITLEDVTMLLGLRVNGNAVAGPTEVDLDMWEEFLGVQPPRTALKGRMVLISWLKSLLANNPVNENSTVGHLTTYTKIFNLLLIGLSLMPGKTSKYVHLMWVPLLQDLDICNTYSWGSAVLAYLYREISKSKIWRKKDRNKDKVKIRDLEKQIANEKAKSSRINEEKARLRAQQRERKGALVPLADCPECKTLIAHCQYLESRIDPEEYF; via the exons ATGTCTTTCCTCTGGTTTGGTGATAAACATAGGGGAACACCCGATCATGCTACG ctTGCTGATCCTGAACAGTTTAGAACAAGAACCCATAAAAAATTAGATGCTCCTGATGTTATTCTACCTTATTTGGCGAGATCGGGTTTTGCAACCGTAGCAAGGATACCACATATCCATATAGACACAAGTTTCGTAATGGCCTTACTCGAAAGATGGAGACCCGAGACACATACATTTCATTTTCCAACTGGTGAGTGTACCATAACGTTGGAAGATGTGACTATGTTACTGGGTCTACGTGTCAACGGTAATGCTGTAGCCGGTCCTACCGAAGTAGACTTGGACATGTGGGAAGAATTTTTGGGTGTTCAACCACCACGTACAGCTTTAAAAGGTCGGATGGTTCTAATATCTTGGCTTAAATCACTGTTAGCTAATAATCCAGTAAATGAAAATTCAACTGTGGGACACTTAACTACATACACTAAAATTTTTAATCTGCTTTTAATTGGCTTATCCTTAATGCCCGGTAAAACTAGTAAATATGTGCATCTCATGTGGGTGCCATTGCTACAAGATTTGGATATATGCAATACATATAGCTGGGGATCAGCCGTGTTAGCCTATCTTTATAGGGAAATAT CAAAGTCGAAGATTTGGCGAAAAAAGGACAGGAACAAAGACAAGGTTAAAATCAGAGATTTGGAGAAGCAGATCGCAAATGAGAAAGCCAAGTCATCTCGAATCAATGAAGAGAAAGCCAGACTTCGAGCTCAGCAGAGGGAGAGAAAAGGTGCACTGGTCCCATTGGCTGATTGTCCGGAATGCAAGACATTGATAGCACACTGCCAGTACCTTGAGTCGCGTATTGATCCAGAGGAGTACTTTTAG
- the LOC131658490 gene encoding uncharacterized protein LOC131658490: MDVGKQQVLMDLYNPPLHMRNVSLDDEDDGSIFETPLPMQIEGGLFGMKFASKEECMFAIAQYHIKHSLDYDVYKSDSKRYIVKCKNDDCTFRCRGSLGKKSGTWMITKVSGQHTCTSVAITQDHRKLNSNIISDSIKRLIQEDASLKVKHIIAHICEKFNYTISYKKAWIAKNKAIASTYGNWETSYNDLPQWLLVMKHYFPGVAIDLETLPALSDDGTQIDGCRIFHRLFWAFQPCIKGFAYCKPVVQVDGTWLYGKFKGTLLLAVAQDGNTNIFPIAFALTCVH, encoded by the exons ATGGATGTGGGGAAACAACAGGTTCTTATGGATCTGTATAATCCACCACTTCACATGAGAAATGTCAGcttagatgatgaagatgatggttcAATATTTGAAACACCACTGCCAATGCAAATTGAAGGTGGTTTATTTGGAATGAAATTCGCAAGTAAAGAGGAGTGTATGTTTGCTATTGCTCAGTACCACATCAAACACTCTCTTGATTATGATGTTTATAAGTCTGATTCTAAAAGATATATAGTCAAGTGTAAGAATGACGATTGCACGTTCAGATGTAGAGGTTCTTTGGGGAAAAAAAGTGGTACGTGGATGATCACAAAGGTAAGTGGACAACACACATGCACTTCGGTTGCAATTACTCAGGACCATCGGAAACTAAACTCAAACATCATCAGTGATAGCATCAAACGTCTCATACAAGAGGATGCCTCGTTGAAGGTTAAACACATTATTGCTCATATTTGTGAGAAATTCAACTACACGATTTCTTACAAAAAAGCATGGATTGCGAAGAACAAGGCAATAGCATCTACCTATGGTAATTGGGAGACTTCCTACAACGACCTTCCGCAGTGGTTATTGGTCATGAAGCATTATTTTCCAGGTGTCGCAATCGATCTAGAGACCCTACCGGCATTATCAGATGATGGGACACAAATTGATGGTTGTAGAATTTTCCATCGTCTATTTTGGGCCTTCCAGCCATGTATCAAGGGTTTCGCTTACTGCAAACCCGTTGTTCAAGTTGATGGGACATGGTTGTACGGAAAATTCAAGGGAACCCTGTTACTAGCTGTTGCACAAGATGGAAACACGAACATCTTTCCAATAGCTTTTGCATTG ACATGTGTCCATTAA